The Panicum virgatum strain AP13 chromosome 5K, P.virgatum_v5, whole genome shotgun sequence genome has a window encoding:
- the LOC120705487 gene encoding putative ubiquitin-conjugating enzyme E2 39, whose translation MDAEYCGLQQGSSSSCRAADAVAWGAAQQQKRQRCQGSSSTSSSLQISEPEPQDLNSGEIVEEEDYYMEDDCDDDGDGYDEDDYEFDEADFNQHLADKFDDLDLPPGVEATVPWLQKIAAKEEAEEPSKSNTADENADKYKQFKQFDTVQNFSDHHFAKNSEGEPARAWSKRVQHDWKLLEKDLPASIYVRVAEDRIDLLRAAIIGPKGTPYHDGLFFFDVHIPSSYPSGPPLVHYHSGGLRINPNLYNCGKVCLSLLGTWSGKGCEKWNPAQSTLLQVLVSIQALILNEKPYYNEPGYEASANTPHGQRNALEYNDNTFLYSCRTMLYSLRRPPEHFADLVAGHFRVHGHTILAACKYYMEGNDVGSVVPEEESECKSSDAGASSSSSNAPKPGAVKANPPTRRITFNTSLKTLYEDLLMEFNVKGADTRRFIVEKLKKNRPAAV comes from the exons GGTTCGTCCAGCACAAGTAGCTCTTTACAAATCTCTGAACCAGAACCTCAGGATCTTAACTCTGGAGAAATCGTAGAAGAAGAAGATTACTATATGGAGGACGACTGTGATGATGATGGCGATGGCTATGATGAAGATGATTATGAGTTTGACGAAGCTGACTTTAATCAGCATCTTGCTGATAAATTTGATGATTTAGATCTGCCTCCAGGTGTGGAGGCTACTGTACCATGGCTGCAGAAAATTGCAGCCAAGGAAGAAGCTGAGGAGCCATCTAAATCAAATACTGCAGATGAGAATGCAGATAAATATAAGCAGTTCAAGCAGTTTGACACTGTTCAAAATTTCTCTGACCACCATTTTGCTAAAAATTCTGAGGGAGAG CCAGCCAGAGCCTGGTCAAAGAGAGTTCAACATGACTGGAAACTTCTGGAGAAGGATCTACCAG CATCTATTTATGTCCGGGTTGCCGAAGATAGAATAGACCTTCTTAGGGCTGCGATTATTGGACCTAAGGGAACACCCTACCATGATGGTCTTTTCTTCTTTGATGTTCACATTCCCTCTTCTTATCCTTCTGGCCCTCCG TTGGTACACTACCACTCTGGAGGCCTTCGGATAAATCCAAACTTGTATAACTGTGGAAAAGTATGCCTTAGCCTGCTTGGTACCTGGAGTGGTAAAGGTTGTGAGAAGTGGAATCCAGCTCAATCAACCTTGTTACAGGTTCTTGTCTCCATTCAAGCTCTCATTTTGAATGAGAAGCCATATTACAATGAGCCAGGATATGAGGCCTCTGCCAACACTCCACATGGACAGCGGAATGCTTTGGAGTATAACGACAATACCTTTCTGTACTCATGCAGGACGATGTTGTACTCCCTTCGGAGGCCTCCAGAG CACTTTGCAGACCTTGTTGCCGGGCACTTCCGGGTGCATGGGCATACCATTCTTGCAGCATGCAAGTACTACATGGAGGGTAATGATGTTGGTTCAGTAGTGCCAGAGGAGGAGTCAGAATGCAAAAGCAGTGATGCAGGAGCATCCAGCAGTAGCAGCAATGCACCAAAGCCAGGAGCGGTAAAGGCAAACCCTCCAACAAGACGCATCACGTTCAACACAAGCTTGAAGACGCTGTACGAAGATCTTCTGATGGAATTCAATGTGAAGGGCGCCGACACAAGGAGGTTCATTGTcgagaagttgaagaagaaccGACCTGCAGCAGTGTGA
- the LOC120705486 gene encoding salt stress root protein RS1-like, producing the protein MTSVWKTKVLPRLNKIFDKDGKKAAAAEFLKSFNKEEIGKEIEDKKTELEPKVVEAYEASPPEVKALFKDKKPVKISKKNSAAATKLLDELAKIEFPGAKLVSDAVAKSGTTPLSPAITFVFDKVAPFIPKEEPKAEPEATSREVAVEEKKEEAEPPAAAATEEAAPAPAEASEAVEEKKAEEEKPTEAAAEAAAAPPAEEKK; encoded by the exons aTGACCAGCGTTTGGAAGACCAAGGTTCTGCCCCGCCTCAACAAGATCTTTGACAAGGATGgcaagaaggcggcggcggccgagttcCTAAAGTCCTTCAACAAG GAGGAGATTGGCAAGGAGATTGAGGACAAGAAGACAGAGCTGGAGCCCAAGGTTGTGGAGGCTTATGAAGCATCTCCTCCTGAAGTTAAG GCTCTGTTCAAGGACAAGAAACCAGTCAAGATCAGCAAGAAGAACTCGGCTGCAGCTACCAAGTTGCTCGACGAGCTGGCTAAGATTG AGTTCCCTGGAGCAAAGCTGGTGAGCGACGCGGTGGCCAAGTCCGGCACCACGCCCCTCTCCCCGGCGATCACCTTCGTCTTCGACAAGGTTGCGCCATTCATCCCCAAGGAGGAGCCCAAGGCCGAGCCGGAGGCCACCTCCCGGGAAGTCGCCGtcgaggagaagaaggaggaggccgAGCCCCCGGCCGCTGCGGCGACGGAGGAGGCTGCGCCGGCACCGGCGGAGGCGTCGGAGGCGGTAGAGGAGAAGAAGGCTGAGGAGGAGAAGCCGACGGAAGCCGcagccgaggccgcggcggcgccaccagCTGAGGAGAAGAAGTGA
- the LOC120705484 gene encoding glycosyltransferase-like KOBITO 1 — MAGYRGASSSASSAAGGAAAFATRMLLLLTLLPLALAAFAFALQWRGGMRDPAGAAWPANKQSFPGMENSPLGSSSSSPGVGASFFAVSSSSSAAADCAEILGRSASSHGISLYRGWNFDSESSITPKICITGSTSAGLHQILPWLYYHKVIGVSHFILFVEGEAAKPAVTSVLESIRGVKIVYRTKELKEKQDQSRIWNETWLAGFFYKPCNYELFVKQSLNMEMAIIMARDSGMDWIIHLDTDELIHPAGAREYSLRRLLLDVPDNVDMVIFPNYESSIERDDIKDPFTEVSMFKKNYDHLPKDTYFGLYKEATRGNPNYFLTYGNGKSAARVQEHLRPNGAHRWHNYMKTPNEIKLEEAAILHYTYTKFSDLTSRRDRCGCKPTKEDVKRCFILEFDRLAFIIASTATEEEMRNWYKEHVVWTDKDTNLKLLRKGVLTRIYAPMAIIRGLKESGVFTSAVTSAKAQSKTKPSNMGLGDKESMVANITVGHEKLQATVRKILEMVDAQEEAMPPMSPPGFVELTESALS, encoded by the exons ATGGCGGGCTAccgcggcgcctcctcctccgcctcctccgccgccgggggcgccgcGGCCTTCGCCACGCGGATGCTGCTCCTCCTCACGCTTCtgccgctcgcgctcgccgccttCGCCTTCGCGCTCCAGTGGCGCGGCGGCATGCGGGACCCGGCCGGCGCTGCCTGGCCCGCCAACAAGCAGAGCTTCCCCGGCATGGAGAACAGCCCGCTcggatcctcctcctcctccccaggGGTCGGAGCCTCCTTCTTCGCcgtctcctcctcgtcctccgcgGCAGCCGACTGCGCCGAGATCCTCGGCCGGAGCGCATCCTCCCACGGAATCTCGCTCTATCGCGGATGGAACTTCGATTCCGAATCTTCCATCACCCCCAAG ATCTGTATCACGGGAAGCACATCTGCTGGCCTACACCAGATTCTTCCTTGGTTGTATTACCACAAGGTCATCGGCGTTTCTCATTTTATTCTCTTTGTTGAAGGCGAGGCTGCAAAACCAGCAGTCACCTCTGTTCTTGAATCTATTCGG GGTGTAAAAATTGTTTACAGAACTAAAGAACTGAAGGAGAAACAGGACCAAAG CCGCATTTGGAACGAGACTTGGCTGGCAGGTTTCTTTTACAAGCCATGCAATTATGAACTATTTGTTAAGCAATCACTTAACATGGAAATGGCTATTATTATGGCAAGG GATTCTGGAATGGATTGGATCATTCACCTTGATACTGATGAGTTGATTCATCCAGCTGGTGCGAGAGAGTACTCTCTTAGGCGATTGCTTTTAGATGTCCCTGACAATGTTGATATGGTTATCTTCCCCAATTAC gaGAGCAGCATTGAACGGGATGACATCAAGGATCCATTTACTGAG GTTTCAATGTTTAAGAAAAATTACGATCATCTCCCAAAGGATACATACTTTGGCCTATACAAAGAAGCAACACGTGGTAATCCAAATTACTTCCTCACTTATGGTAATGGAAAATCAGCTGCAAGGGTTCAGGAGCATTTGCGTCCCAATGGTGCTCATAGATGGCATAATTACATGAAAACCCCAAA CGAAATCAAATTGGAGGAGGCTGCTATCTTGCATTACACCTACACAAAGTTCTCGGACCTAACCTCAAGGAGGGATAGGTGTGGCTGCAAGCCAACTAAAGAAGATGTGAAGCGATGTTTTATCTTGGAATTTGACCGTTTG GCCTTCATAATTGCATCGACGGCTACTGAAGAGGAGATGAGGAACTG GTATAAGGAACATGTTGTATGGACTGATAAGGACACCAATTTGAAACTTTTGAGGAAGGGTGTGTTAACACGTATATATGCACCAATG GCTATCATCCGCGGTCTCAAAGAATCTGGCGTCTTTACCTCGGCTGTAACATCAGCGAAAGCACAGTCAAAAACAAAACCATCGAACATGGGTCTTGGAGACAAGGAGTCCATGGTAGCAAACATAACAGTTGGCCATGAAAAATTGCAAGCTACTGTAAGAAAGATCCTAGAGATGGTTGATGCCCAGGAAGAAGCGATGCCGCCAATGTCACCCCCTGGTTTTGTTGAGCTGACCGAAAGTGCTTTGTCATGA
- the LOC120705485 gene encoding uncharacterized protein LOC120705485 — protein sequence MLTMGAPKDNPPVFFCPPTSPPSKTPAALPPPPPPPRRPHSPVPPPPPFPPGFFPSSPLPLPPPCRLLMGVSVPAPAREREEDLAGVPPELLPLKKRVVRYHPYAAAAAIQEMASHRNYHGDLPMAGERDDGGGGLRAELLRLRIMRPALVLTKQLTFSDRSRDKACLLLPDGLVAPSPLLGMLTPAERRLVLGAGLPVPAFDRLGRAYRMRLRRDPKARTYRLTGQWSLFVSRHHTRAGDAVEVRAFRPSAWQARLDKHGEGGLGMALLHLHRRDDTTQAQLGLGYRERDAADGLLRMAASASSPPCNTRHSLTSGWWI from the coding sequence ATGCTAACAATGGGAGCTCCCAAGGACAACCCGCCCGTCTTCTTCTGCCCACCAACTTCGCCGCCAAGCAAAACCCCAGCAGCTCTtcccccgccaccaccgccgccccgcaGACCCCATTCTCCtgtccctcctccgccgccgttcCCGCCCGGCTtcttcccctcctctcccctgcCATTGCCGCCCCCATGCCGCCTCCTGATGGGGGTCTCGGTGCCGGCGCCCGCccgggagcgggaggaggaccTCGCCGGCGTCCCACCCGAGctgctcccgctcaagaagagGGTCGTGCGCTACCACCCgtacgccgcggccgcggcgatcCAGGAGATGGCCAGCCACCGCAATTACCACGGGGACCTGCCGATGGCCGGGGAgcgggacgacggcggcggcggcctgcgcgccgAGCTGCTCCGCCTCCGCATCATGCGCCCGGCGCTGGTGCTCACCAAGCAGCTCACCTTCTCGGACCGCAGCCGCGACAAGGCGTGCCTCCTGCTCCCCGACGGCCTGgtcgcgccgtcgccgctgctggGCATGCTCACGCCCGCGGAGCGCCGCCTGGTGCTGGGTGCCGGGCTGCCCGTGCCGGCGTTCGACCGCCTCGGCCGCGCCTACCGCATGCGCCTGCGCCGCGACCCCAAGGCCCGGACCTACAGGCTCACGGGCCAGTGGTCGCTCTTCGTGTCGCGCCACCacacgcgcgcgggcgacgccgTCGAGGTGCGCGCCTTCCGCCCGTCCGCCTGGCAGGCGCGCCTGGACAagcacggcgagggcggcctcgGCATGGCGCTGCTGCACCTGCACCGCCGGGATGACACCACCCAGGCCCAGCTGGGGCTGGGCTACCGGGAGCGCGACGCGGCGGACGGGCTCCTGCGCATGGCGGCAAGCGCCAGCAGCCCCCCCTGCAACACGCGCCATAGCCTAACGTCAGGCTGGTGGATATGA